In Aminivibrio pyruvatiphilus, one DNA window encodes the following:
- a CDS encoding radical SAM protein, producing the protein MTMKRLPFFLSMQSCPRRCIYCHQGEITGTFRIPSPDDVEAAAAAADCPTEICFFGGSFTCLPPDRQKAYLNGVLKAPGGSTVRLSTHPECVSPAILRLLGSYPVSMIELGISSLDDHVLSLCNRGYSGTEALSAVERVLDAGFHGGAQMMIGLPGQSEQSSFEDLRRLAAAAKGRPLTLRIYPCLVLRGTPLEELYRKGDFVPPDVDAAALWSGRLLVLARELGIPVQRVGLQESETLGRSVVAGPHHPAFGELARAAELALTLAVRSSLGPWQVPGRSRSLLTGHRQYGLRLLAGMTGLSPEETGRRIDFAGDIGVYGNTPNERGIDGTLSWE; encoded by the coding sequence ATGACGATGAAGCGCCTCCCCTTTTTCCTTTCCATGCAGAGCTGCCCCCGGCGGTGCATCTACTGTCACCAGGGAGAGATTACAGGGACCTTCCGCATACCTTCACCCGATGACGTGGAAGCGGCAGCGGCAGCCGCAGACTGTCCCACGGAAATCTGCTTCTTCGGCGGCAGCTTCACCTGTCTTCCTCCCGACCGTCAGAAGGCATACCTCAATGGGGTTCTGAAGGCTCCCGGGGGAAGCACAGTCCGGCTTTCCACCCATCCTGAATGCGTTTCACCCGCAATTCTCCGGTTGCTGGGCTCATACCCCGTCTCCATGATCGAACTGGGGATTTCTTCCCTGGACGATCATGTTCTTTCGCTGTGCAACCGGGGGTACTCAGGAACGGAAGCCCTGTCCGCGGTGGAGCGTGTACTGGACGCGGGGTTTCACGGGGGAGCCCAGATGATGATCGGCCTTCCGGGCCAGTCGGAACAGAGCTCCTTCGAAGACCTCCGCAGGCTCGCCGCAGCCGCGAAGGGAAGACCTCTGACTCTCCGCATCTACCCGTGCCTCGTTCTCCGGGGCACCCCCCTGGAAGAACTGTACCGGAAAGGAGATTTTGTCCCCCCGGACGTTGATGCCGCCGCCCTCTGGTCCGGCCGGCTACTGGTTCTTGCCCGGGAACTGGGAATTCCGGTCCAGCGCGTGGGCCTCCAGGAATCGGAAACCCTCGGCCGGTCCGTTGTGGCTGGCCCCCACCACCCGGCCTTCGGAGAACTTGCCCGGGCCGCCGAACTGGCACTGACCCTTGCCGTCCGGTCTTCCCTGGGGCCGTGGCAGGTTCCCGGAAGGTCCAGATCGCTCCTGACAGGGCACCGGCAGTATGGACTGCGCCTTCTCGCCGGCATGACGGGCCTTTCACCGGAAGAAACGGGGCGCAGAATCGACTTCGCCGGGGACATCGGGGTCTACGGGAATACACCGAATGAAAGAGGAATTGACGGAACCCTTTCTTGGGAATAA
- a CDS encoding helix-turn-helix domain-containing protein has translation MSLGMRIRTLRKALGLTQQALADRTEVSRIYIQALESNRRMPSMKLLTRLAEALSVEVQDLVKTVSSAPSGRLQLEEVLQVSPEVEVWYRSKKLKPRELKFVQSLIDAAISRWEEEDRTDGGV, from the coding sequence ATGAGCCTCGGAATGAGGATCAGAACGCTGCGCAAGGCCCTTGGCCTCACACAGCAGGCCCTTGCGGACAGAACGGAAGTCAGCAGAATATACATCCAGGCCCTCGAAAGCAACAGGAGAATGCCCTCCATGAAGCTTCTGACCCGCCTGGCGGAAGCCCTCAGCGTCGAGGTCCAGGACCTGGTGAAAACCGTGTCATCTGCTCCGTCGGGGCGGCTCCAGCTTGAAGAAGTGCTCCAGGTGAGCCCTGAAGTAGAAGTCTGGTACCGGAGCAAAAAACTCAAGCCCAGAGAGCTCAAGTTCGTCCAAAGCCTCATTGACGCAGCGATTTCCCGCTGGGAAGAAGAGGACAGGACGGACGGCGGCGTCTGA
- a CDS encoding MurR/RpiR family transcriptional regulator, whose product MDSAQLQAMLREKMEQMPNKARRVVEYLLSNTREAAFLSIGEVAEKLDVSKAQLVRVSRMVGFDGYADLKDALQNSVLEHVNPTALLSKIMKNRQDLPEEILRMEHANLDDTWNQLKPQNIVKFCEMVRQANMVYCMGWGISSLVAEALYTRLMEMGIRSSLMKRGSVALIEQARTVTKGDIVVVCELPSYVIEVTESIERISANGATVITITDSPAAPVCQLSDLSFFVSDTSPTFGSTIVGPVFLIHILTSVLCVNLGEKVRAALQDQEMGLHDERIYYPAYGLRY is encoded by the coding sequence ATGGACAGTGCACAGCTTCAGGCCATGCTGCGGGAAAAAATGGAGCAAATGCCGAACAAGGCCCGGCGCGTAGTGGAATATCTTCTATCCAACACCAGGGAGGCGGCATTTCTTTCCATAGGCGAAGTGGCCGAAAAGCTGGACGTTTCCAAGGCCCAGCTCGTTCGCGTCTCCAGGATGGTCGGTTTCGACGGGTACGCCGATTTGAAGGACGCCCTCCAGAATTCGGTCCTTGAACACGTCAACCCCACCGCTCTTCTGAGCAAGATCATGAAAAACCGCCAGGATCTCCCCGAGGAAATCCTTCGCATGGAACACGCGAACCTTGACGACACCTGGAACCAGCTCAAGCCCCAAAACATAGTGAAGTTCTGTGAAATGGTCCGCCAGGCGAACATGGTCTACTGCATGGGCTGGGGCATTTCCTCCCTGGTTGCCGAAGCCCTGTATACCCGCCTCATGGAAATGGGTATCCGGAGTTCGCTGATGAAAAGGGGGTCAGTGGCCCTGATCGAGCAGGCGAGGACGGTGACGAAGGGTGATATCGTGGTGGTGTGCGAGCTGCCGAGCTATGTCATCGAGGTGACTGAATCCATAGAAAGGATCTCCGCCAACGGCGCGACGGTCATTACCATCACTGACAGCCCCGCCGCTCCGGTCTGTCAGCTCTCCGACCTTTCTTTTTTCGTCAGCGACACAAGCCCCACCTTCGGCAGCACCATCGTGGGCCCCGTTTTCCTCATCCACATTCTCACGTCGGTCCTCTGCGTGAACCTCGGCGAGAAGGTGCGCGCCGCCCTGCAGGACCAGGAGATGGGGCTTCACGACGAAAGGATCTACTATCCTGCATACGGTCTGAGGTACTGA
- a CDS encoding metal-dependent hydrolase produces MVRLRYLGHAAFELKGEDTTILVDPFLTGNPSAAAAPGDYESVDFIFVTHGHGDHLGDTVEIASRTGATVAANFELCHYLGGKGLKCHPMHIGGAFNFPFGRVKMTPALHGSDITEGDHLIPGGSPCGFLFDLGGVKIYHAGDTGLTMDMQLLALEGVKAALLPIGGNFVMDVKDAVRAVGFIHPEIAVPIHYDTFPVIQADPGEFARLVGSLAKVVVMRAGEWLELA; encoded by the coding sequence ATGGTCCGGCTTCGTTACCTTGGGCACGCGGCATTCGAACTGAAGGGAGAGGACACGACCATACTGGTGGATCCCTTCCTGACCGGGAACCCGTCTGCAGCGGCGGCCCCCGGAGATTACGAATCGGTGGATTTTATTTTCGTCACCCACGGCCACGGCGACCATCTGGGCGATACCGTCGAGATAGCGTCAAGGACGGGAGCCACCGTTGCGGCCAACTTCGAGCTCTGCCACTACCTGGGCGGAAAGGGACTGAAATGCCACCCCATGCACATCGGAGGAGCGTTCAACTTTCCCTTCGGCAGGGTGAAGATGACGCCCGCCCTTCACGGCTCGGATATAACGGAAGGGGATCACCTCATTCCGGGAGGCAGTCCGTGCGGGTTTCTTTTTGACCTTGGGGGAGTGAAGATCTACCACGCCGGGGACACGGGGCTGACCATGGACATGCAGCTTCTCGCCCTGGAGGGGGTGAAGGCGGCCCTGCTGCCCATAGGGGGAAACTTTGTCATGGACGTGAAGGATGCAGTCCGGGCCGTCGGATTCATCCATCCTGAAATAGCCGTGCCAATTCACTACGACACATTCCCTGTGATACAGGCCGATCCCGGAGAATTTGCCCGCCTGGTGGGGAGCCTTGCAAAGGTGGTCGTCATGAGAGCCGGAGAGTGGCTGGAACTGGCCTGA
- a CDS encoding ImmA/IrrE family metallo-endopeptidase: protein MNTNSAFLFPEPPEHIPEWASKAAAEWTGLDEFSLLVMAEERTGKQIDLEYPLLPGETWGFHIVKGRRAGIFINRKLPERWKRFALFHELFHLLEHRKGEAFWERTATPLSSFERQADLFAWAATLKEWETCWNESTV, encoded by the coding sequence ATGAATACAAATTCTGCTTTCCTTTTTCCCGAACCTCCGGAACATATTCCGGAGTGGGCCTCAAAGGCCGCCGCTGAATGGACGGGCCTCGACGAGTTCTCCCTTCTCGTCATGGCCGAGGAGCGTACGGGGAAGCAAATCGATCTGGAATATCCTCTTCTTCCCGGAGAGACATGGGGTTTCCACATAGTGAAGGGACGAAGGGCAGGAATTTTCATCAACCGGAAACTGCCGGAACGATGGAAGAGATTCGCCCTTTTCCACGAACTGTTCCACCTTCTTGAACACAGGAAGGGAGAGGCCTTCTGGGAAAGAACGGCGACTCCCCTGTCGAGCTTCGAACGGCAGGCCGATCTTTTCGCATGGGCGGCGACGCTGAAGGAATGGGAAACATGCTGGAATGAATCCACAGTCTAG